The following proteins come from a genomic window of Paenibacillus spongiae:
- a CDS encoding AraC family transcriptional regulator — protein MNIIQTVEAIHISHETHPDTGVALIPWTLATIPEIPHWHHALEICYCLSGRGVFYFKDAQYDITPGDLVIVNNVERHTSKSYWGETCSNLFLFIHPSTLEQTDFNLLRPFFFDRNQFSHRIAADLPVARQIGLLIEEMQDELARQQPAYGQIVKSMLLHICSLLLRHYYVESDAAWRNMYNKYTMLKSGLSYIQSHYHENINLDDVAKAMSLSSSRARHLFTEVMGEGYKTYLTQFRVQAAQRLLSQTELSITEVYEQCGFQSSSSFYRDFHRITNLTPLQYSKKYRHNKGEELPL, from the coding sequence ATGAATATCATACAAACCGTTGAAGCCATCCATATCTCCCATGAGACGCATCCGGACACCGGGGTCGCCCTCATTCCGTGGACGCTTGCGACCATTCCGGAAATCCCCCATTGGCACCATGCCTTGGAGATCTGTTATTGCCTTTCCGGGCGTGGAGTCTTCTATTTTAAAGACGCGCAATACGATATCACCCCGGGCGACCTCGTAATTGTAAACAACGTAGAGCGGCACACATCCAAATCCTATTGGGGGGAGACGTGCTCCAATTTATTCCTATTCATTCACCCGTCGACGCTGGAGCAAACCGACTTCAATCTGCTTCGTCCTTTCTTCTTCGACCGCAATCAGTTCAGCCATCGAATCGCGGCGGACCTGCCGGTTGCCCGTCAAATCGGATTGCTGATCGAGGAGATGCAGGATGAGTTGGCCAGGCAGCAGCCGGCATACGGCCAAATCGTAAAAAGTATGCTGCTCCACATCTGTTCCTTGCTGCTGCGGCATTACTACGTTGAGAGCGATGCGGCATGGCGTAATATGTATAACAAATATACGATGCTTAAATCGGGCCTGTCCTATATTCAATCTCACTATCACGAGAACATTAATCTGGATGATGTCGCAAAGGCGATGTCTCTCAGCTCCTCCAGAGCGCGTCATCTATTCACGGAAGTGATGGGTGAAGGCTATAAAACCTACTTAACCCAGTTCCGGGTGCAAGCTGCCCAACGATTGCTGTCACAAACGGAGCTGTCCATTACCGAAGTATACGAGCAATGCGGGTTTCAAAGCTCCTCTTCCTTTTACCGGGATTTTCATCGCATTACAAACCTGACGCCGCTGCAGTATTCCAAGAAATATCGTCACAACAAAGGTGAAGAGCTT
- a CDS encoding phytanoyl-CoA dioxygenase family protein, which translates to MNNTSILPYRYEFHQDELSEIRACNEQHGFAIVKNLLPPGMVEMLKAEVRRILDDQAKSSNEATFVSIQFIEVSPVFATLMTFEPFMRIARELHNHEPITLNRTAAIYKKPGAGPMGWHTDWSPVKHPFGADAILNNSGASSMWFYLNGIDAMRGGLAIIPDSHTENWEAPEGFTFTVNRSSFHKLGTQPRAHDNMEDVPGAMPVVADPGDLIIFAERTYHGVYPHRGSMTRLSCGMSFRKSSYKPEQVWPLPESAQRFIESSADEVEPLVEQYWGINRGWISSGD; encoded by the coding sequence ATGAACAACACATCCATTCTACCTTACCGTTATGAGTTTCACCAGGATGAGCTGTCCGAGATTCGGGCCTGCAACGAGCAGCATGGATTCGCCATTGTCAAGAACCTGCTGCCGCCGGGAATGGTAGAGATGTTAAAGGCCGAGGTGCGCCGCATCCTGGATGACCAAGCCAAATCCTCGAATGAGGCCACGTTCGTATCGATCCAATTCATCGAAGTCTCGCCCGTGTTTGCCACGCTCATGACTTTCGAGCCTTTTATGCGCATCGCCCGTGAGCTTCATAACCACGAGCCGATAACTTTAAACCGTACCGCTGCTATCTATAAGAAGCCTGGCGCCGGTCCGATGGGGTGGCATACCGATTGGTCGCCGGTGAAGCATCCCTTCGGAGCGGACGCGATTCTTAACAATTCAGGCGCTTCCTCCATGTGGTTCTACCTGAACGGGATCGATGCTATGCGCGGGGGGCTGGCCATCATACCCGATTCCCATACGGAGAATTGGGAGGCGCCGGAAGGCTTCACGTTTACCGTCAATAGAAGCTCGTTTCATAAGTTGGGCACCCAGCCGAGAGCGCATGACAATATGGAGGATGTACCTGGAGCAATGCCGGTGGTCGCGGATCCTGGGGATCTGATAATCTTCGCGGAACGAACGTACCATGGGGTCTATCCGCATCGCGGTTCCATGACCAGATTGAGCTGCGGCATGAGTTTCCGCAAGTCGAGCTATAAGCCGGAACAGGTCTGGCCGCTGCCGGAATCGGCACAGCGGTTTATTGAATCGAGCGCTGACGAAGTCGAGCCGTTGGTTGAACAATACTGGGGCATCAACCGGGGATGGATCAGCAGCGGGGATTGA